A window of Formosa sp. Hel1_31_208 contains these coding sequences:
- a CDS encoding histidine phosphatase family protein, translating into MKNITVIRHAKSSWEFDVSDKERPLKKRGLNDAELVSKAFKNKMINPDAVFSSPANRALSTCHLFLKNLEVSLGKLKIEEDLYDFGGQQVISFLKNLDDNYKNVMIFGHNHAFTSICNIFGDKFIDNLPTSGLVVIAFETNTWKNIEFGTTKMTLFPRDLKYD; encoded by the coding sequence ATGAAAAATATTACAGTAATTAGACATGCTAAATCTTCTTGGGAATTTGACGTTAGCGACAAAGAACGTCCTCTTAAAAAACGTGGTTTGAATGATGCTGAACTTGTTTCGAAAGCATTCAAGAATAAAATGATAAATCCAGATGCTGTTTTTTCAAGTCCGGCTAATCGAGCGCTATCTACCTGTCATTTATTTTTAAAAAATTTAGAAGTTTCATTGGGTAAATTAAAAATTGAGGAGGATTTATATGATTTTGGTGGTCAACAGGTGATAAGCTTTTTAAAAAATTTAGATGACAATTATAAAAATGTTATGATTTTTGGTCATAATCATGCATTCACATCTATTTGCAATATATTTGGTGACAAATTTATTGATAACCTTCCAACTAGTGGTTTAGTAGTGATTGCTTTTGAAACAAATACTTGGAAGAATATCGAATTCGGTACTACTAAAATGACACTCTTTCCAAGAGATTTAAAATATGACTAA